A genomic window from Caldicellulosiruptor kronotskyensis 2002 includes:
- a CDS encoding PTS fructose transporter subunit IIC, with translation MKKIVAVTSCPTGIAHTYMAAEALQMAAKELGVEIKVETRGSVGAENEITPEDLKEAHAVILACDTKIDEDRFQGLPIVRASVKDAIKDPKGLITKAMNMEKKDYVDKVFEAKKEAKEKATGVYKHLMTGVSYMIPFVVAGGILIAISFAFGIKAFEKKGTLAAALMDIGGGSAFYLMVPILAGFIAFSIADRPGLVPGMIGGLLANKLGAGFLGGIVAGFAAGYLVAWLKKTIKLPKTMEGLMPVLILPVLSTLIIGLGMIYVVGEPVAALNKAMTEWLKSMSSGSAVLLGIILGLMMAFDMGGPVNKAAYTFAVSTLAAGQPSTIMAAVMAAGMTPPLGLALATLIAKDKFTTEEREAGKAAFFLGISFITEGAIPFAAADPLRVIPSIMIGSAVTSALSILFKCTLAVPHGGIFVLPIPNAVGNLLLYAVAIAIGTVVTALIVSVLKPKKL, from the coding sequence ATGAAAAAAATTGTGGCTGTCACATCTTGCCCCACTGGAATTGCCCACACATACATGGCGGCAGAGGCACTTCAGATGGCGGCAAAGGAGCTTGGGGTTGAAATCAAGGTTGAGACAAGAGGATCTGTCGGTGCAGAAAACGAGATAACACCCGAAGATTTAAAAGAGGCACATGCAGTTATACTTGCATGCGACACAAAGATTGATGAGGACAGGTTCCAAGGGCTTCCAATTGTTCGGGCAAGTGTAAAGGATGCTATCAAAGACCCCAAAGGACTTATCACAAAAGCAATGAACATGGAAAAGAAAGATTATGTTGACAAGGTCTTTGAGGCCAAGAAAGAAGCAAAAGAAAAAGCAACTGGTGTTTACAAGCATTTGATGACAGGTGTTTCTTATATGATTCCATTTGTTGTTGCAGGTGGTATTTTAATTGCAATATCTTTTGCATTTGGAATTAAAGCTTTTGAGAAAAAAGGAACACTTGCAGCAGCGCTCATGGACATAGGTGGTGGCAGTGCATTTTATCTCATGGTTCCAATTCTGGCTGGCTTTATTGCATTTTCGATTGCAGACAGGCCTGGGCTTGTACCAGGAATGATTGGTGGGCTTTTAGCAAATAAGCTTGGAGCAGGTTTTTTGGGCGGCATTGTTGCAGGGTTTGCAGCTGGGTATTTAGTTGCATGGCTTAAGAAAACCATAAAGCTACCAAAGACAATGGAAGGTTTGATGCCAGTATTGATACTTCCTGTTTTGTCAACATTGATTATTGGTTTGGGTATGATATATGTTGTAGGTGAACCTGTTGCAGCTTTAAATAAGGCAATGACTGAATGGCTCAAGAGCATGAGCAGTGGCAGCGCTGTGTTACTTGGAATAATTTTGGGTTTGATGATGGCGTTTGATATGGGTGGACCTGTCAACAAAGCTGCATATACATTTGCTGTATCAACTCTGGCGGCAGGTCAGCCATCAACAATAATGGCAGCTGTTATGGCAGCTGGCATGACACCACCACTTGGACTTGCGCTTGCAACCTTAATTGCAAAGGATAAATTTACAACAGAAGAAAGAGAAGCAGGAAAGGCGGCATTCTTCCTTGGGATTTCATTTATAACTGAAGGTGCTATTCCATTTGCTGCTGCAGATCCACTGAGGGTTATTCCATCTATTATGATTGGATCAGCAGTAACTTCGGCCCTGAGTATTTTGTTCAAATGTACTTTGGCAGTTCCACATGGCGGGATATTTGTACTGCCGATA